In the genome of Neodiprion pinetum isolate iyNeoPine1 chromosome 2, iyNeoPine1.2, whole genome shotgun sequence, one region contains:
- the RabGGTa gene encoding geranylgeranyl transferase type-2 subunit alpha isoform X1, which translates to MHGRVKVRTTAEQEELKKIERAKKVVQYRAGIDLIFKKRKEGIWDDEIFLMSEQMVLKNPDIYTLWNVRREAFGGIKWSQEDYVEQLKKELILTEHCLRANPKSYSVWHQRCWVNDHLPEPDWATELSLCAKCLNLDERNFHCWDYRQYVVKKAGIPEDEEFKFSTTKIETNFSNYSSWHYRSLILPKMFPDENGELPIREDKHIEELDLVMNATFTDPNDTSAWFYQRWLLNTRSTSNKTVWGIRMNEARIVIAFNKEVSLNKSNTQLKVDENLIDTEFRSCNAKNYTSVWIATFPENGVNLKRNSVVGVLHDGVDYQLNWSLNDQAWAYKSELPCNQEHNVKHLSTQLENYKQLAEIEPDNKWALLTGIILMKNIDAVKYHATILNDLDTLIRIDKKRSQYYKDLRSKYVIEFMIRHIFADKRIECEISQIVLPCMNLTTLWMERYMSFMEQINLAGNQLGDSLQKLCALQSCVKLSLSSNGIKSLQRFPTLESLRFLSLRDNKLSRLDEILDLVKRNNLTELDIRDNPVSNATDILTQLTMISPELKVFLTSQPGSNIDSSS; encoded by the exons ATG CATGGTCGAGTGAAAGTCCGCACTACTGCGGAGCAGGaggaattgaagaaaatagaaaGGGCCAAGAAGGTTGTTCAATACAGAGCTGGGATTGACTTGATATTTAAAAAG AGAAAAGAAGGGATATGGGATGATGAAATATTCCTTATGAGTGAGCAAATGGTTCTGAAAAATCCTGACATCTATACTCTGTGGAATGTACGCAGAGAAGCTTTTGGTGGAATAAAATG GAGTCAAGAAGATTACGTAGAACAATTGAAGAAGGAATTAATATTAACTGAGCACTGCTTACGGGCTAATCCAAAGTCTTATAGCGTATGGCATCAGAGATGTTGGGTGAACGATCATTTACCCGAACCAGACTGGGCAACGGAACTATCACTGTGTGCGAAGTGCTTGAATTTGGATGAGAGAAATT TTCACTGCTGGGACTACAGGCAGTACGTTGTAAAAAAGGCTGGCATACCAGAGGATGAGGAGTTCAAGTTTTCGACAACGAAAATAGAAACTAATTTCTCCAATTACTCGTCGTGGCACTATCGTAGTCTAAtattgccaaaaatgtttccGGATGAAAACGGAGAGCTACCTATTAGGGAGGATAAACACATTGAAG AACTTGATCTTGTAATGAACGCCACCTTCACTGATCCAAATGATACCAGTGCCTGGTTTTATCAAAGATGGCTTCTGAATACCAGGTCAACATCAAATAAAACTGTATGGGGAATAAGAATGAATGAAGCCAGAATAGTTATTGCTTTTAATAAGGAAGTGTCATTGAACAAGAGTAACACCCAACTCAAAGTAGACGAAAATTTGATCGACACAGAGTTCAGATCTTGTAATGCTAAAAACTACACTTCTGTGTGGATTGCAACTTTCCCTGAAAATGGGGTAAACTTGAAGAGGAATAGTGTCGTTGGGGTGTTGCACGACGGAGTTGATTACCAGCTTAACTGGTCCTTGAATGATCAGGCTTGGGCTTATAAAAGTGAATTGCCATGCAATCAGGAGCACAACGTCAAACACTTGAGTACACAGTTGGAGAATTACAAACAACTTGCAGAAATAGAACCAGATAATAAATGGGCATTGCTGACAGGTATAATTCTCATGAAGAACATTGATGCTGTTAAATATCATGCCACTATTTTGAACGACTTGGATACCTTAATTCGAATTGATAAAAAGCGATCTCAATACTACAAAGATTTGC GAAGCAAATACGTAATAGAATTTATGATACGTCATATTTTCGCGGACAAACGGATCGAATGTGAAATTTCTCAGATCGTTCTACCGTGTATGAATCTTACGACACTTTGGATGGAGCGGTACATGAGCTTTATGGAGCAAATAAATCTAGCTGGTAATCAATTGGGTGATTCGCTACAGAAACTTTGCGCTTTGCAGTCATGTGTGAAGCTGTCTTTGTCAAGTAACGGTATAAAATCACTGCAGCGATTCCCAACGTTGGAATCGCTCAGGTTTTTGTCATTGCGGGACAATAAGTTGTCTAGGCTAGATGAGATACTGGATTTAGTTAAACGAAATAACTTGACTGAGCTCGATATACGTGACAATCCTGTTTCTAATGCAACTGACATTCTCACACAGTTGACCATGATTTCACCTGAACTCAAAGTGTTTTTAACTAGTCAACCAGGCTCAAACATTGATTCTTCATCATGA
- the RabGGTa gene encoding geranylgeranyl transferase type-2 subunit alpha isoform X2: MRKEGIWDDEIFLMSEQMVLKNPDIYTLWNVRREAFGGIKWSQEDYVEQLKKELILTEHCLRANPKSYSVWHQRCWVNDHLPEPDWATELSLCAKCLNLDERNFHCWDYRQYVVKKAGIPEDEEFKFSTTKIETNFSNYSSWHYRSLILPKMFPDENGELPIREDKHIEELDLVMNATFTDPNDTSAWFYQRWLLNTRSTSNKTVWGIRMNEARIVIAFNKEVSLNKSNTQLKVDENLIDTEFRSCNAKNYTSVWIATFPENGVNLKRNSVVGVLHDGVDYQLNWSLNDQAWAYKSELPCNQEHNVKHLSTQLENYKQLAEIEPDNKWALLTGIILMKNIDAVKYHATILNDLDTLIRIDKKRSQYYKDLRSKYVIEFMIRHIFADKRIECEISQIVLPCMNLTTLWMERYMSFMEQINLAGNQLGDSLQKLCALQSCVKLSLSSNGIKSLQRFPTLESLRFLSLRDNKLSRLDEILDLVKRNNLTELDIRDNPVSNATDILTQLTMISPELKVFLTSQPGSNIDSSS; encoded by the exons ATG AGAAAAGAAGGGATATGGGATGATGAAATATTCCTTATGAGTGAGCAAATGGTTCTGAAAAATCCTGACATCTATACTCTGTGGAATGTACGCAGAGAAGCTTTTGGTGGAATAAAATG GAGTCAAGAAGATTACGTAGAACAATTGAAGAAGGAATTAATATTAACTGAGCACTGCTTACGGGCTAATCCAAAGTCTTATAGCGTATGGCATCAGAGATGTTGGGTGAACGATCATTTACCCGAACCAGACTGGGCAACGGAACTATCACTGTGTGCGAAGTGCTTGAATTTGGATGAGAGAAATT TTCACTGCTGGGACTACAGGCAGTACGTTGTAAAAAAGGCTGGCATACCAGAGGATGAGGAGTTCAAGTTTTCGACAACGAAAATAGAAACTAATTTCTCCAATTACTCGTCGTGGCACTATCGTAGTCTAAtattgccaaaaatgtttccGGATGAAAACGGAGAGCTACCTATTAGGGAGGATAAACACATTGAAG AACTTGATCTTGTAATGAACGCCACCTTCACTGATCCAAATGATACCAGTGCCTGGTTTTATCAAAGATGGCTTCTGAATACCAGGTCAACATCAAATAAAACTGTATGGGGAATAAGAATGAATGAAGCCAGAATAGTTATTGCTTTTAATAAGGAAGTGTCATTGAACAAGAGTAACACCCAACTCAAAGTAGACGAAAATTTGATCGACACAGAGTTCAGATCTTGTAATGCTAAAAACTACACTTCTGTGTGGATTGCAACTTTCCCTGAAAATGGGGTAAACTTGAAGAGGAATAGTGTCGTTGGGGTGTTGCACGACGGAGTTGATTACCAGCTTAACTGGTCCTTGAATGATCAGGCTTGGGCTTATAAAAGTGAATTGCCATGCAATCAGGAGCACAACGTCAAACACTTGAGTACACAGTTGGAGAATTACAAACAACTTGCAGAAATAGAACCAGATAATAAATGGGCATTGCTGACAGGTATAATTCTCATGAAGAACATTGATGCTGTTAAATATCATGCCACTATTTTGAACGACTTGGATACCTTAATTCGAATTGATAAAAAGCGATCTCAATACTACAAAGATTTGC GAAGCAAATACGTAATAGAATTTATGATACGTCATATTTTCGCGGACAAACGGATCGAATGTGAAATTTCTCAGATCGTTCTACCGTGTATGAATCTTACGACACTTTGGATGGAGCGGTACATGAGCTTTATGGAGCAAATAAATCTAGCTGGTAATCAATTGGGTGATTCGCTACAGAAACTTTGCGCTTTGCAGTCATGTGTGAAGCTGTCTTTGTCAAGTAACGGTATAAAATCACTGCAGCGATTCCCAACGTTGGAATCGCTCAGGTTTTTGTCATTGCGGGACAATAAGTTGTCTAGGCTAGATGAGATACTGGATTTAGTTAAACGAAATAACTTGACTGAGCTCGATATACGTGACAATCCTGTTTCTAATGCAACTGACATTCTCACACAGTTGACCATGATTTCACCTGAACTCAAAGTGTTTTTAACTAGTCAACCAGGCTCAAACATTGATTCTTCATCATGA